One genomic segment of Salinigranum rubrum includes these proteins:
- a CDS encoding acyl-CoA thioesterase, with protein MVPHAATTPVTVSATIRQSMNDHGTVTVELGETNETRYLVEYGSDRIRDVLSALPAGTTLPIRMTRVGSRSNVWRAVGLPGAPEPSDRRVNPRVPSSRHDCPRRRVPPKRPRFRYCRERRRFRLPPKGRGMDQPDLHYESAVEIRYSDLDTFGHVNNAVYATLCEEARVDYFRDLFDLGVHDISFVVARAELDYRNAIPDVGDVTIAVGITGFGRTSFTMGYELRYADEVVATAETVQVAVDEAGEPIEVPDEWREVVAAARDRSDGV; from the coding sequence ATGGTACCCCACGCGGCGACGACTCCGGTCACGGTCTCGGCCACGATCCGACAGTCGATGAACGACCACGGGACGGTGACCGTCGAACTGGGGGAGACGAACGAGACGCGGTATCTCGTCGAGTACGGTTCCGACCGCATCCGCGACGTCCTCAGCGCGCTCCCCGCCGGAACGACGCTGCCGATTCGGATGACCCGTGTCGGGAGCCGTTCGAACGTCTGGCGCGCGGTCGGTCTCCCGGGAGCGCCGGAGCCGTCGGACCGCCGTGTCAACCCCCGCGTCCCGAGTAGCCGACACGACTGCCCGCGGCGTCGCGTCCCTCCGAAGCGTCCGAGGTTCAGGTACTGCCGAGAACGACGCCGTTTTCGACTTCCCCCGAAAGGTCGTGGTATGGACCAGCCAGACCTCCACTACGAGAGCGCCGTCGAGATACGTTACTCGGACCTCGACACGTTCGGCCACGTCAACAACGCCGTCTACGCCACGCTCTGTGAGGAGGCCCGCGTCGACTACTTCCGTGACCTGTTCGACCTCGGCGTCCACGACATCAGCTTCGTCGTCGCACGCGCGGAACTCGACTATCGGAACGCGATTCCCGACGTCGGCGACGTCACCATCGCCGTCGGTATCACCGGCTTCGGACGGACGAGTTTCACGATGGGGTACGAACTCCGGTACGCCGACGAAGTCGTCGCGACTGCCGAGACTGTCCAGGTCGCCGTCGACGAGGCGGGCGAGCCAATCGAGGTCCCCGACGAGTGGCGCGAGGTAGTCGCTGCCGCCCGCGACCGCTCCGACGGCGTCTGA
- a CDS encoding DMT family transporter gives MSFAALERRTPPLVALAVAVVAVSTSAILVRWSAAPAAIKALYRVVFTIGLLLPWALTRYRADFRRLRPRDALVAGVTGVALAVHFAAWFESLDWTSVAASVTLVQSQPLFVAIGAWALLNERVTRRRAVGILVAVAGMVAMSLGDFLSGVALAGQRPLYGNALAVLGAVAAAGYVLAGRSVRQRVSLVPYVTIVYAACAVTLLALALWEDHALVGYPPREWLLFAAMAVGPGLFGHTVINWVLAHVDSSVVSVSLLGEPIGSTLLALALLPGEVPSLPTVVGGAVVLLGIAVTTTGAPAEEMKGS, from the coding sequence GTGAGTTTCGCCGCGCTCGAACGCCGGACCCCGCCGCTCGTCGCCCTCGCCGTCGCCGTCGTCGCCGTCTCGACGAGCGCCATTCTCGTCCGGTGGTCGGCCGCTCCCGCGGCGATAAAAGCTCTTTACCGGGTGGTGTTCACCATCGGTCTCCTCTTACCGTGGGCGCTCACTCGCTACCGGGCGGACTTCCGGCGCCTCCGCCCGCGGGACGCGCTCGTCGCCGGCGTCACCGGAGTCGCGCTCGCCGTTCACTTCGCGGCGTGGTTCGAGAGCCTCGACTGGACCTCGGTCGCGGCGTCGGTCACGCTGGTCCAGTCACAGCCGCTGTTCGTCGCTATCGGCGCGTGGGCGCTCCTGAACGAACGCGTCACCCGGCGACGCGCCGTCGGCATCCTCGTCGCCGTCGCCGGTATGGTGGCGATGTCGCTCGGCGACTTCCTCTCCGGAGTCGCGCTCGCGGGCCAACGGCCGCTGTACGGTAACGCGCTCGCCGTCCTCGGTGCAGTCGCGGCCGCGGGATACGTCCTCGCCGGCCGCTCCGTTCGCCAGCGCGTCTCACTCGTCCCTTACGTGACCATCGTCTACGCCGCCTGTGCGGTCACTCTCCTCGCGCTCGCACTCTGGGAGGACCACGCGCTCGTCGGCTACCCGCCGCGCGAGTGGCTGCTCTTCGCCGCGATGGCCGTCGGACCGGGGCTGTTCGGCCACACGGTCATCAACTGGGTCCTCGCCCACGTCGACTCCTCGGTCGTGAGCGTCTCGCTGCTGGGCGAACCCATCGGGTCGACGCTCCTCGCGCTCGCCTTGCTCCCCGGCGAGGTGCCGAGCCTCCCGACAGTCGTCGGCGGGGCGGTCGTGCTGCTCGGCATCGCGGTTACCACGACGGGCGCACCCGCGGAGGAAATGAAGGGTAGTTGA
- a CDS encoding ATP-binding protein — protein sequence MDRYHSAVVGDSGSGKSTYLRECHDRFPGLSIIVDDTDIGGVSGSDLDDAATVRSASAARRASSSRLRWVCDDAMEEIDDIRAVAHDYHERTGYPIQVIIDEAHRHLPDSEKKSSAKNNTLAAMLHEDRDKGVKVVLASQDPTDFYYPPLKQCKWLVWCGPPSTFHRGFRRYYSIDVDDLPDERFQYVVIRPSDPPRVVYEGETNEVYA from the coding sequence TTGGACCGCTACCACTCCGCGGTCGTTGGCGACTCCGGTTCGGGCAAGTCGACGTACCTCCGCGAGTGTCACGACCGTTTCCCTGGGCTCTCGATCATCGTCGACGACACCGACATCGGCGGGGTGAGCGGAAGCGACCTCGACGACGCCGCGACAGTGCGCTCCGCGAGCGCCGCGCGTCGAGCGTCCTCCTCTCGCCTGCGGTGGGTCTGTGACGACGCGATGGAGGAAATCGACGACATCCGCGCGGTCGCTCACGACTACCACGAGCGTACCGGCTATCCTATCCAGGTGATCATCGACGAGGCGCACCGACACCTCCCCGACTCGGAGAAGAAATCAAGCGCGAAGAACAACACGCTCGCCGCAATGCTGCACGAGGATCGGGACAAGGGAGTGAAGGTCGTCCTCGCCTCACAGGACCCGACGGACTTCTACTACCCGCCGCTGAAGCAGTGTAAGTGGCTAGTGTGGTGCGGTCCGCCGTCGACGTTCCACCGTGGGTTTCGGCGATACTACAGCATCGACGTCGACGATCTGCCCGACGAGCGATTCCAGTACGTCGTCATCCGGCCGTCGGACCCGCCGCGTGTCGTGTACGAGGGTGAGACGAACGAGGTGTACGCATGA
- a CDS encoding ribbon-helix-helix domain-containing protein, with amino-acid sequence MALSVNVTVSMPPEMVDEIDDAKGNKSRSQYIRELIREAENSPFIVSGDMVEA; translated from the coding sequence ATGGCGCTATCAGTGAACGTCACGGTCTCGATGCCGCCGGAGATGGTGGACGAGATCGACGACGCGAAAGGCAACAAGTCGCGGAGTCAGTACATCCGCGAACTCATCCGCGAGGCGGAGAACTCGCCGTTCATCGTCTCAGGGGACATGGTAGAAGCATGA
- a CDS encoding tyrosine-type recombinase/integrase: MNLREHEKRDDMKVWLSQSEVDDLLEAAADTEQRLAFALGARCGLRSHETLDVAPEHVVDTDAGTMLRVYAGKGDKYRETPVPRDLATTIRTVADVREKSESAPLVETNSTRTLRRWVTRAAGTLEGDDPAWRHLSYHDLRRTWATALASADVDALLVCDWGGWNDLETFLDHYRGTYSPEAQERERQKVEWL; encoded by the coding sequence ATGAATCTACGAGAGCACGAGAAGCGGGACGACATGAAGGTGTGGCTCAGTCAGAGCGAGGTCGACGATCTCCTGGAGGCTGCGGCCGACACCGAGCAACGACTCGCCTTCGCCCTCGGAGCACGCTGTGGGCTCCGGTCGCACGAGACGCTCGACGTCGCACCCGAGCACGTCGTCGACACCGACGCCGGAACGATGCTTCGAGTCTACGCCGGGAAGGGAGACAAGTACCGAGAGACGCCCGTGCCGCGTGACTTGGCGACGACGATCCGAACGGTCGCGGACGTGCGCGAAAAATCTGAGAGCGCACCGCTCGTTGAGACGAACTCGACCCGGACGCTCCGGCGGTGGGTCACCCGTGCAGCTGGAACACTTGAGGGCGACGACCCCGCATGGCGGCACCTCTCCTACCACGATCTCCGGCGGACGTGGGCGACGGCGCTAGCGAGTGCGGACGTCGATGCGTTGTTGGTCTGCGACTGGGGAGGATGGAACGATTTGGAGACGTTCCTCGACCACTACAGGGGAACGTACTCGCCCGAGGCGCAAGAGAGGGAACGGCAGAAAGTGGAGTGGCTATAA
- a CDS encoding SRPBCC family protein — MARYQRRTRVAAPLEDVWAFHSRIEGLEALTPGWMNLRVEAVRGPDGEDDPEVLEVGTRIRLSTRPFGVGPRQSFVSRIVDREEGDGTARFVDDMTDGPFREWRHTHRFFADGDETIVEDDVEYAFPLGDEILGPLSVVGFEPMFRYRHRKTRELLE, encoded by the coding sequence ATGGCGAGATACCAGCGGCGGACCCGCGTCGCCGCACCGCTCGAAGACGTGTGGGCGTTTCACTCTCGCATCGAGGGGCTCGAAGCGCTCACCCCCGGCTGGATGAACCTCCGCGTCGAGGCCGTTCGCGGGCCCGACGGCGAGGACGACCCCGAGGTCCTCGAAGTCGGCACCCGGATTCGGCTCTCGACCCGACCGTTCGGCGTCGGGCCTCGCCAGTCGTTCGTCTCCCGCATCGTCGACCGCGAGGAGGGCGACGGGACGGCGCGGTTCGTCGACGACATGACGGACGGCCCCTTCCGGGAGTGGCGACACACCCACCGCTTCTTCGCCGACGGCGACGAGACCATCGTCGAGGACGACGTCGAGTACGCCTTCCCCCTCGGCGACGAGATTCTGGGGCCGCTGTCGGTCGTCGGCTTCGAGCCCATGTTCCGATACCGCCACCGGAAGACGCGCGAACTCCTCGAATAG
- a CDS encoding VOC family protein, with translation MPSNTSDSPIDLPVVDLDHVALRVADLDRALGFYHDLLGLPVRDRERYEAGEVPYVAVAAGGRHLHLVPDEGFESADVGGEHVCLLFRSNEMDSREELEELLADLDAAGVTVEPDEPKKRYGAYGRAWAAYVRDPDGRRVELKVH, from the coding sequence ATGCCCTCGAACACCAGCGACTCACCCATCGACCTCCCGGTCGTCGACCTCGACCACGTGGCGCTCCGCGTCGCCGACCTCGACCGCGCGCTCGGCTTCTACCACGACCTGCTCGGCCTCCCTGTCAGGGACCGCGAGCGGTACGAGGCGGGAGAGGTGCCGTACGTGGCGGTCGCCGCCGGCGGGCGACACCTCCATCTCGTCCCCGACGAGGGGTTCGAGAGCGCCGACGTCGGCGGCGAGCACGTCTGTCTCCTCTTCCGGTCGAACGAGATGGACTCGCGGGAGGAACTCGAAGAACTGCTCGCGGACCTGGATGCGGCGGGCGTCACGGTCGAACCCGACGAACCGAAGAAACGCTACGGTGCGTACGGACGCGCCTGGGCCGCGTACGTCCGCGACCCCGACGGGAGGCGCGTCGAACTCAAGGTCCACTGA
- a CDS encoding DUF4365 domain-containing protein: protein MDDDRDSKKPEAAPYPPSDEAEQRAVNILEDILDPRVKSHIDSRDKTPNHDGHLELVNDDGVPEGRVVVQIKKLHDDNRDDPKVKMETRHLAYCFTSNEPFIIILVDTTERAAYWSLITETWYEQEGLSQQQYKVVRPDSRNLISRTTDEYVDEWLKYANQYKSSHFKLDKPPAGVLNWGHRLNMNFEKIGGYINDFGTKLGISGLGDYEKIEQGMVYWHIPVNDNFEKIENEVTQLAKMVNVDHVGDYRQPSKGQLDWHYPLNYNFFKIEMDLESLAEAIRDQPQ, encoded by the coding sequence ATGGACGACGATCGTGATTCAAAGAAACCTGAGGCAGCTCCATATCCCCCTTCTGATGAGGCTGAGCAGCGGGCAGTAAATATTCTTGAGGATATTCTAGACCCAAGGGTGAAATCGCATATCGATTCTCGCGATAAAACACCAAACCACGACGGGCATCTAGAATTAGTTAATGACGATGGTGTACCGGAGGGACGGGTCGTAGTTCAAATTAAAAAGCTGCATGATGACAATCGGGACGATCCCAAAGTGAAAATGGAGACTAGACATCTCGCATATTGTTTCACTTCCAACGAACCCTTCATTATCATATTGGTAGACACGACGGAGAGAGCTGCTTATTGGTCACTGATAACCGAAACCTGGTATGAGCAGGAAGGTCTTTCGCAGCAGCAATATAAGGTAGTCAGACCCGACAGTCGCAATCTGATTAGTAGGACTACTGATGAATACGTTGATGAATGGCTAAAATATGCAAATCAGTACAAATCATCACACTTCAAACTTGACAAACCTCCCGCGGGTGTCCTCAACTGGGGTCATCGCCTAAATATGAATTTCGAGAAGATTGGAGGCTATATCAATGATTTCGGCACTAAGCTAGGCATCTCAGGATTAGGAGACTATGAAAAGATAGAACAGGGGATGGTATATTGGCATATTCCAGTCAATGACAATTTTGAGAAAATAGAAAACGAAGTCACTCAATTGGCAAAAATGGTTAATGTAGATCACGTCGGTGATTATCGACAACCAAGCAAAGGGCAACTAGACTGGCACTATCCACTAAACTACAATTTTTTCAAAATCGAAATGGATTTGGAGTCATTAGCAGAAGCAATTCGAGACCAGCCTCAGTGA
- a CDS encoding tyrosine-type recombinase/integrase produces the protein MSDDLEPMTPCEGVEMYLDHRRGSLHERTIQSHHYRLKQFVEWLDDEGITNLNDLSGRTVERFFQYRRKSGISETTIRGNSYTYRAYLQYCEAIEAVPDGLGEKVLIPELDKHQLSRNHDLRPERIQSILEHYRQFEYASRHHVILELLFHIGCRIGALHAVDLRDYHPDEQYLEFVHREPETPLKNDVNGERPIALSEDVVEIVEDYRQVNRHDVTDDDGREPLITSRYGRMTVSAMRDIVYRMTRPCGYGECPHDRDPESCEAMEPGLGSRCPSSRAPHDVRSAAIMHMRSLDIPARVVSKRVNATQEVIEDYYDERTPRERMEQRRQTLEVLQ, from the coding sequence GTGAGCGACGACCTCGAACCGATGACGCCCTGTGAGGGCGTCGAGATGTATCTCGACCACCGACGCGGGAGTCTCCACGAGCGAACGATCCAGTCCCACCACTACCGTCTCAAGCAGTTCGTCGAGTGGCTGGACGACGAGGGCATCACGAACCTCAACGACCTGTCCGGCCGTACTGTCGAACGATTCTTCCAATACCGCCGCAAGAGCGGCATCAGCGAGACGACGATTCGAGGGAACTCTTACACGTACCGGGCGTACCTGCAGTACTGCGAGGCTATCGAGGCGGTTCCGGACGGCCTCGGTGAGAAGGTGCTGATTCCAGAACTCGACAAGCACCAACTCTCGCGCAACCACGACCTCCGACCGGAGCGGATTCAGAGCATCCTCGAACACTACCGGCAGTTCGAGTACGCGAGTCGTCATCACGTCATCCTCGAACTCCTCTTCCACATCGGGTGTCGTATCGGTGCGCTCCATGCTGTCGACCTGAGGGACTACCATCCTGACGAGCAGTACTTAGAGTTCGTTCACCGTGAACCGGAGACGCCCCTGAAGAACGACGTGAACGGGGAGCGTCCAATTGCGCTCAGTGAGGACGTCGTCGAGATCGTCGAGGACTACCGCCAGGTGAACAGGCACGACGTGACAGACGACGACGGTCGCGAGCCCCTGATTACCTCTCGGTACGGTCGGATGACCGTCTCGGCCATGCGGGATATCGTGTATCGGATGACCCGTCCCTGTGGGTACGGTGAGTGCCCGCACGACCGCGACCCGGAGAGCTGTGAGGCGATGGAGCCCGGTCTAGGGTCTCGGTGTCCGTCGAGTCGCGCTCCACACGATGTTCGTTCGGCGGCCATCATGCACATGCGGAGTCTCGATATCCCGGCCCGTGTGGTGTCAAAGAGGGTGAACGCGACGCAGGAGGTCATCGAGGACTACTACGACGAGCGGACACCCCGCGAGAGGATGGAACAGCGCCGGCAGACGCTGGAGGTGTTACAGTGA
- a CDS encoding TIGR02391 family protein, protein MITLIVSDKLSEKFDSDPIEYSGGDIFVRGWEFLLENDPACDVLVLDLDLESRVDSRRFGREFATKVGHGEINNHSVEFIECFDSLCEDIPTLLRSGSVVITLHSNGVIARDRSRHGPDSSSVGSSTNWLNGLDVADSITSSKEGNFELVSEISAVRDYYAWVGRGISVELNTDVVTEPTILAEVSGEIGGVAVREFRDWHGERVDATGSLVILPQPRSLARPFSLAKSLAGIGQAFHLGSDHQNTRVVQSELPIDSLDDELQARCADKFDRGEYADAVRAAGQLLEERLKQYSPDEVGDRDGYDLISHLFSEDGGPLSFGRTGSERKGIYFMYAGAYLALRNPLSHRSPDGEDDEYLGTISPEEAHHAICYVDLLLKFLDKYN, encoded by the coding sequence ATGATTACATTAATTGTATCCGACAAGCTCTCTGAGAAGTTTGATTCAGATCCGATAGAATACAGCGGTGGCGATATTTTTGTCAGGGGTTGGGAATTCCTCTTAGAGAACGACCCCGCCTGTGATGTATTAGTATTAGACTTAGATCTCGAATCAAGAGTGGATTCACGAAGATTCGGAAGAGAATTTGCAACAAAAGTAGGCCACGGTGAAATCAACAATCACAGTGTTGAATTTATCGAATGCTTTGATTCCCTTTGCGAGGACATACCTACTTTGCTTCGCTCTGGGTCAGTTGTTATTACCCTTCATTCAAACGGGGTAATAGCTCGTGACCGGTCCAGGCATGGACCAGACTCGTCCTCGGTTGGCAGCAGTACTAATTGGCTGAATGGATTAGATGTCGCTGATTCAATCACATCCTCAAAAGAGGGCAATTTTGAATTGGTATCTGAAATTTCGGCGGTGCGTGATTATTATGCCTGGGTTGGACGGGGAATATCAGTCGAGCTCAATACGGATGTTGTGACTGAGCCCACTATATTGGCTGAAGTCAGCGGCGAGATCGGAGGAGTCGCAGTAAGGGAATTCAGAGATTGGCACGGTGAACGGGTGGATGCGACCGGTAGTCTAGTTATTCTTCCACAACCTCGAAGCTTAGCTAGACCATTTAGTTTAGCAAAGTCCTTGGCTGGAATTGGACAAGCCTTCCACTTGGGTTCAGATCATCAAAACACACGGGTAGTCCAATCCGAACTCCCAATTGATTCGCTCGACGATGAGTTACAAGCTCGATGTGCGGACAAGTTTGATCGAGGTGAGTACGCGGACGCGGTTCGAGCTGCGGGACAGCTCTTGGAGGAGCGACTAAAACAGTACTCACCAGATGAGGTGGGTGACCGAGATGGATACGACCTAATTTCTCACTTGTTCAGTGAAGATGGTGGACCGTTATCTTTTGGCAGGACTGGAAGTGAACGGAAGGGGATCTATTTCATGTATGCTGGTGCATATCTTGCCCTCAGAAACCCTCTGAGTCACAGATCACCGGATGGGGAGGATGATGAGTATCTCGGCACAATCTCACCTGAAGAAGCCCATCATGCTATCTGTTATGTGGATTTACTTTTGAAATTCCTCGATAAATACAATTAA
- a CDS encoding 2Fe-2S iron-sulfur cluster-binding protein — protein MSLVVRHADGETVIDALPGRTLRDVLREHGLSPYTRLTERANCGGRGLCATCGVRIREGPGPDHWHDRLADRFGYPRLSCQVDVRAGMVVELDEEKVVWGRRESERVE, from the coding sequence GTGTCCCTGGTCGTGCGCCACGCCGACGGCGAGACGGTCATCGACGCGCTGCCCGGCCGGACGCTCCGTGACGTCCTCCGCGAGCACGGTCTCTCGCCGTACACCCGACTGACCGAACGCGCGAACTGTGGCGGGCGCGGCCTCTGTGCGACCTGTGGGGTCCGGATACGGGAGGGCCCGGGGCCGGACCACTGGCACGACAGACTCGCCGACCGGTTCGGCTATCCGCGCCTGTCGTGTCAGGTCGACGTCAGGGCGGGGATGGTCGTCGAACTCGACGAGGAGAAGGTCGTGTGGGGGAGGCGGGAGTCGGAGCGAGTCGAGTGA
- a CDS encoding GNAT family N-acetyltransferase, whose amino-acid sequence MQAQRRPSFDTEESERLYEYVEQNAPVERDELEAELSMDPELIDQEVTMLIQEGYLEDWGGTLQLAIDYGHEVSYETDGMEVTIRPAAQSDLDGLVRVMREVTQEEAYLTAESVVELLDDEEVVLRNDKREFRMFFVATVDDRVVGWVHLRSPNFAKLRHTAELTMGVEKEYRGHGIGSRLMEHGLEWAEANGYEKVYQSLPATNQDAVRFLERHRWETEAIRKAHFKIGDEYVAEQQMAVMLRDPVLE is encoded by the coding sequence ATGCAGGCACAACGGCGTCCGTCGTTCGATACCGAGGAGAGCGAGCGGCTGTACGAGTACGTCGAGCAGAACGCTCCGGTCGAGCGCGACGAACTGGAGGCGGAGCTCTCGATGGACCCGGAACTCATCGACCAGGAGGTGACGATGCTCATCCAGGAGGGGTACCTCGAAGACTGGGGCGGCACCTTGCAACTCGCAATCGACTACGGCCACGAGGTGTCGTACGAGACGGACGGGATGGAGGTGACCATCCGGCCGGCCGCCCAGAGCGACCTCGACGGGCTCGTGAGAGTGATGCGGGAGGTCACCCAGGAGGAGGCGTACCTGACCGCCGAATCGGTCGTGGAACTGCTGGACGACGAGGAGGTCGTCCTCCGGAACGACAAGCGCGAGTTCCGGATGTTCTTCGTCGCCACCGTCGACGATAGGGTAGTCGGCTGGGTCCACCTCCGCTCGCCGAACTTCGCGAAACTGCGCCACACCGCGGAGCTGACGATGGGCGTCGAGAAGGAGTACCGCGGTCACGGCATCGGCAGCCGCCTCATGGAACACGGGCTCGAATGGGCCGAAGCGAACGGCTACGAGAAGGTGTATCAGAGCCTCCCGGCGACGAACCAGGACGCGGTCCGATTTCTGGAACGGCACCGCTGGGAGACCGAGGCCATCCGAAAGGCTCACTTCAAAATCGGCGACGAGTACGTCGCCGAACAGCAGATGGCCGTTATGCTCCGAGACCCCGTTCTGGAGTGA
- a CDS encoding ATP-binding response regulator: MDAVGQRLVVLSVGTDALGASLTAPLERAGADVRNVDAASAALGSLVTNRSEVDCVVVDDPPDMAVLDFVEAVSSEWSALPLVVLAGNDAEVSPHDAFRVGATEYVRTSSCPRSRSSTASSSSSGGAVDPASRVVSAVWRSYTNGETPQNGTPSGTDGVDRQYLVEFQNVVLDASASLMSAERDEIATKVRWTLQSVGEFTGVDRCYVFGTDGADPLRLSHEWSRDGVAPPRADVVERHGFDSPLVDRLDRFENVHVPDTADLPNRPLARALFTERGTAVVVPLVSNWQFRGFVGFETTDGAREWSETEISVLRTVADTIAHTLERRRREEALQRQNERLDTFAAAVSHDLRNPLSVVAGFVDLAQETDDVSHLDRAAAAVDRMEALITDVLALAREGRTVGEATTVRLGSVVEEAWLAVETGDATLAYSTDDLGTVSADRTRLLTVFENLFRNSAEHGSTSNRPRGGDSTEHAGSEVRVGRLETGGFYVEDDGPGIPPDDRETVFEEGYSTDSDGSGLGLAIVSNVVHAHGWEIDVATGTSGGARFEVSTADPTPERRPPRSDAECPD, encoded by the coding sequence ATGGATGCCGTCGGGCAGCGCCTCGTCGTCCTCTCTGTCGGGACTGACGCGCTCGGGGCCAGCCTCACCGCACCGCTCGAACGAGCGGGTGCCGACGTCAGGAACGTCGATGCGGCGAGCGCAGCCCTCGGCTCCCTCGTCACGAACCGTTCCGAGGTCGACTGTGTCGTCGTCGACGACCCTCCGGACATGGCCGTCCTCGATTTCGTCGAAGCGGTCAGCAGCGAGTGGTCGGCGCTCCCCCTGGTGGTCCTCGCGGGGAACGACGCCGAGGTGTCTCCCCACGACGCCTTCCGCGTCGGAGCGACCGAGTACGTCCGGACGTCTTCGTGTCCGCGCTCACGCTCGTCCACCGCGTCGTCCTCGTCGTCGGGGGGAGCCGTCGACCCGGCGAGTCGTGTCGTGAGCGCAGTCTGGCGGTCGTACACCAACGGCGAGACACCACAGAACGGGACGCCGTCGGGGACGGACGGGGTCGACCGACAGTACCTCGTCGAGTTCCAGAACGTCGTCCTCGACGCGTCGGCCTCGCTGATGAGCGCGGAACGCGACGAGATAGCGACGAAGGTCCGGTGGACGCTCCAGAGCGTCGGTGAGTTCACCGGCGTCGACCGCTGTTACGTCTTCGGTACCGACGGCGCCGACCCACTCCGTCTCAGCCACGAGTGGAGTCGCGACGGGGTCGCTCCGCCCCGGGCGGATGTCGTAGAACGACACGGGTTCGACAGCCCTCTCGTCGACCGTCTCGACCGGTTCGAGAACGTCCACGTCCCCGACACGGCGGACCTCCCGAACCGGCCGCTCGCTCGAGCCCTGTTCACCGAGCGCGGGACGGCCGTGGTGGTGCCGCTCGTCTCGAACTGGCAGTTCCGGGGGTTCGTCGGGTTCGAGACGACCGACGGGGCTCGTGAGTGGTCCGAGACGGAGATATCCGTCCTGCGGACCGTCGCGGACACCATCGCGCACACGCTCGAACGCCGACGGCGCGAGGAGGCGCTACAGCGACAGAACGAACGGCTCGACACGTTCGCCGCGGCGGTGTCGCATGACCTGCGCAACCCGCTGAGCGTCGTCGCGGGCTTCGTCGACCTGGCCCAGGAGACGGACGACGTCTCACATCTCGACCGGGCGGCGGCGGCGGTCGACCGGATGGAGGCGCTCATCACGGACGTGCTCGCGCTCGCACGGGAGGGGAGGACGGTTGGCGAGGCGACGACCGTCCGCCTCGGATCGGTCGTCGAGGAGGCGTGGCTCGCGGTCGAGACGGGAGACGCGACGCTCGCCTATTCGACGGACGACCTCGGGACGGTCTCGGCCGACCGCACCCGCCTGTTGACCGTGTTCGAGAACCTCTTCCGGAACTCGGCCGAACACGGTTCCACGAGCAACCGACCGCGGGGCGGCGATTCGACTGAGCACGCGGGCAGCGAGGTCCGCGTCGGACGGCTCGAAACGGGCGGTTTCTACGTCGAGGACGACGGCCCCGGCATCCCGCCCGACGACCGCGAGACCGTCTTCGAGGAGGGATACTCGACCGACAGCGACGGATCGGGGCTGGGACTCGCCATCGTCTCGAACGTCGTTCACGCCCACGGCTGGGAGATCGACGTCGCCACTGGGACCAGCGGCGGCGCGCGGTTCGAGGTTTCGACGGCTGACCCGACGCCGGAGCGTCGACCGCCCCGATCCGACGCCGAGTGTCCCGATTGA
- a CDS encoding class I SAM-dependent methyltransferase: MTDDLTRRTQVRSAWDAVADDYAAARRHDGPDTDLLVDLAAALPEGARVLDVGCGDGRRTVETLLDADPTLDVVGLDFSRVQLGLARAAVPAATLVQADMTGLPFSDETVDAVTAYHSVFHVPRAEHPTVYAEFARVLRPGGYVLTTVGTGRSESIRRNWLGSGHAMFWSTPGPETTKDQLEAAGFSVEWERHVDDPLGSTALFVRARRE; the protein is encoded by the coding sequence ATGACGGACGACCTCACCCGACGAACGCAGGTCCGCAGCGCCTGGGACGCCGTCGCCGACGACTACGCCGCCGCCCGCCGTCACGACGGTCCCGACACCGACCTGCTCGTCGACCTCGCCGCCGCCCTCCCCGAGGGGGCGCGGGTGCTCGACGTCGGCTGTGGCGACGGCCGCCGGACCGTCGAGACGCTCCTCGACGCGGACCCGACGCTCGACGTGGTGGGCCTCGACTTCTCCCGGGTCCAACTCGGCCTCGCCCGCGCAGCGGTCCCGGCCGCGACGCTGGTGCAGGCTGATATGACAGGGCTCCCGTTCTCGGACGAAACGGTCGACGCGGTGACCGCCTACCACAGCGTCTTCCACGTTCCGCGCGCCGAGCACCCGACGGTGTACGCCGAGTTCGCGCGCGTCCTCCGCCCCGGTGGGTACGTCCTCACGACCGTCGGGACGGGGCGTTCCGAGTCGATACGACGAAACTGGCTCGGGAGCGGTCACGCGATGTTCTGGAGCACGCCCGGGCCCGAGACGACGAAAGACCAACTCGAAGCCGCCGGCTTCTCGGTCGAGTGGGAGCGTCACGTCGACGACCCCCTCGGGAGCACCGCGCTGTTCGTCCGTGCGCGGCGTGAGTGA